In Malus sylvestris chromosome 15, drMalSylv7.2, whole genome shotgun sequence, a single genomic region encodes these proteins:
- the LOC126602413 gene encoding cellulose synthase A catalytic subunit 2 [UDP-forming]-like isoform X2 yields MDTRGRLVAGSHNRNEFVLINADENSRIQPVQELSGQICQICGDEIELTVDGEPFVACNECAFPVCRPCYEYERREGNQACPHCKTRYKRIRGSPRVEGDEEEDDIDDLDNEFNCGNLDALGPHQVAESVLSARLNVGRGSNYNARIPAHSEHESSPLGFEIPLLTYGEEDTEISSNRHALIVPPYMDHGNRVHPMPFSDPSSLEPRPMVPKKDIAVYGYGSVAWKDRMEEWKKKQNEKHEVVKHGVSNGGNCGGNDELDDSDLPMMDEGRQPLSRKLPIPSSKINPYRMIIILRLVILGLFFHYRILHPVNNAYGLWLTSVICEIWFAISWILDQFPKWHPIKRETYLDRLSLRYEKEGKPSELASVDIFVSTVDPLKEPPLITANTVLSILAVDYPVEKVACYVSDDGAAMLTFEALSETSEFARKWVPFCKKFSIEPRAPEWYFCQKIDYLKNKVHPAFVRERRAMKREYEEFKVRINGLVALAQKVPEDGWTMQDGTPWPGNNVRDHPGMIQVFLGNNGVHDVEGYELPRLIYVSREKRPGFDHHKKAGAMNALIRVSAIISNAPYILNVDCDHYINNSKAIREAMCFMMDPTSGKKVCYVQFPQRFDGIDHHDRYSNRNVVFFDINMKGLDGIQGPIYVGTGCVFRRQALYGYDAPTKKKPPRKTCNCWPKWCCLCCGSRKNKNAKSKKEKKKKLKQREASKQIHALENIEEGIEELKANKTSTMSQLKLEKKFGQSPVFVASAVLENGGIPQDVSPASLLKEAIQVISCGYEDKTEWGKEVGWIYGSVTEDILTGFKMHCHGWRSVYCIPKRPAFKGSAPINLSDRLNQVLRWALGSVEIFLSRHCPIWYAYGSGLKWLERFSYINSVVYPWTSIPLIVYCSLPAICLLTGKFIVPEISNYASIIFMALFISIAATGILEMQWGGVGIDDWWRNEQFWVIGGASSHLFALFQGLLKVLAGVNTSFTVTSKAADDGAFSELYIFKWTSLLIPPTTLLIINIVGVVVGISDAINNGYDSWGPLFGRLFFAFWVIVHLYPFLKGLLGKQDRMPTIVVVWSILLASILTLMWVRINPFVSKDGPVLEVCGLNCD; encoded by the exons ATGGACACAAGAGGAAGACTTGTTGCTGGTTCTCATAACAGGAACGAGTTTGTGCTCATCAATGCAGATGAAAATTCACGG ATACAGCCTGTGCAAGAATTAAGTGGGCaaatatgtcaaatttgtggaGATGAGATTGAACTTACAGTTGATGGAGAGCCCTTTGTTGCCTGCAACGAATGTGCTTTCCCTGTGTGCAGACCTTGTTATGAgtatgagagaagagaaggaaatCAGGCTTGTCCTCATTGTAAAACCAGATACAAACGCATCAGAG GTAGTCCTAGGGTTGAAGGtgacgaagaagaagatgacaTTGATGATTTGGACAATGAGTTCAATTGTGGGAATCTTGATGCCTTGGGCCCTCATCAAGTTGCTGAGTCTGTGCTGTCTGCACGCCTTAACGTTGGCCGTGGTTCCAACTACAATGCCAGAATTCCCGCACATTCAGAACATGAATCCTCTCCTTTGGGTTTTGAAATCCCACTCTTGACCTATGGTGAAGAG GACACTGAAATTTCTTCCAATCGACATGCTCTTATTGTACCTCCGTATATGGATCATGGAAACAGAGTCCATCCAATGCCTTTTTCTGATCCCTCTTCTT TGGAACCTAGACCAATGGTCCCTAAGAAAGACATTGCAGTGTATGGGTATGGGAGTGTAGCGTGGAAAGACCGAATGGAGGAGTGGAAGAAAAAGCAGAATGAAAAACATGAGGTTGTAAAGCATGGAGTTAGCAATGGAGGAAACTGTGGTGGGAATGATGAACTGGATGATTCTGACCTACCCAT GATGGATGAAGGCAGGCAGCCACTTTCAAGAAAGTTGCCCATCCCGTCAAGCAAGATAAATCCATACAGAATGATAATAATACTCCGCCTTGTAATACTTGGCTTATTCTTTCATTATAGAATCCTCCATCCAGTTAATAATGCATATGGCTTGTGGTTGACATCAGTCATATGTGAAATATGGTTTGCTATATCATGGATTCTGGATCAATTCCCCAAATGGCATCCAATAAAGCGAGAAACATACCTAGATCGACTATCGCTTAG GTATGAAAAAGAAGGGAAGCCATCTGAATTAGCCAGTGTAGACATATTTGTTAGTACAGTTGACCCTCTGAAAGAACCTCCACTAATCACTGCAAACACGGTTCTGTCCATCCTTGCGGTTGACTATCCAGTTGAGAAAGTTGCGTGCTATGTCTCGGATGATGGTGCTGCCATGCTTACTTTTGAAGCTCTCTCTGAGACATCTGAGTTTGCCAGGAAATGGGTTCCTTTTTGTAAGAAGTTTAGTATTGAGCCCCGAGCCCCAGAATGGTATTTCTGTCAAAAGATTGACTATTTGAAAAACAAAGTTCATCCAGCATTTGTAAGGGAAAGACGTGCAATGAAG agagaatatgaagaatttaaAGTTAGGATCAATGGTTTGGTAGCCTTGGCACAAAAGGTTCCTGAGGATGGCTGGACAATGCAGGATGGGACTCCCTGGCCTGGGAATAATGTACGAGACCATCCTGGCATGATTCAG GTCTTTCTGGGTAACAATGGTGTTCATGATGTTGAAGGATATGAGTTACCTCGTCTAATTTATGTTTCTCGTGAAAAGAGACCAGGGTTTGATCACCATAAAAAGGCCGGTGCAATGAATGCTCTA ATTCGGGTCTCAGCAATTATCTCAAATGCTCCTTATATTCTTAATGTTGACTGTGATCACTACATCAACAATAGCAAGGCAATCAGAGAAGCTATGTGTTTCATGATGGACCCTACATCAGGGAAGAAAGTTTGCTACGTGCAGTTCCCTCAAAGATTTGATGGGATTGATCATCATGATAGATACTCAAATCGGAATGTTGTATTCTTTGAT ATCAACATGAAAGGGTTAGATGGTATACAAGGACCAATATATGTTGGAACTGGGTGTGTTTTCAGAAGGCAAGCGCTTTATGGATACGATGCTCCTACCAAAAAGAAACCCCCTAGAAAAACCTGCAATTGCTGGCCAAAATGGTGCTGCCTGTGTTGTGGATCTAGAAAGAACAAGAATGCAAAgtcaaagaaagagaaaaagaaaaaattgaaacagaGGGAAGCATCAAAGCAGATACATGCACTTGAAAATATTGAAGAGGGAATTGAAG AACTAAAAGCCAATAAAACATCCACCATGTCCCAACTGAAATTGGAGAAGAAATTTGGACAGTCTCCAGTTTTTGTAGCCTCTGCAGTTTTGGAAAATGGTGGAATACCTCAGGATGTCAGTCCTGCATCGCTCTTGAAAGAAGCCATCCAAGTGATAAGCTGTGGTTATGAAGATAAAACAGAATGGGGAAAGGAA GTTGGCTGGATATATGGTTCTGTTACTGAGGATATTCTAACAGGATTTAAGATGCACTGCCATGGATGGCGGTCTGTCTACTGCATACCCAAACGTCCAGCATTCAAAGGATCAGCTCCTATTAACCTTTCTGATCGTTTAAATCAAGTTCTTCGGTGGGCCCTTGGATCTGTTGAGATCTTCCTTAGTAGACATTGCCCAATCTGGTATGCATATGGGAGTGGATTGAAATGGTTGGAACGATTTTCGTATATAAACTCAGTTGTATATCCGTGGACCTCCATTCCCTTGATCGTTTATTGTAGTCTACCAGCCATCTGTCTTCTGACTGGGAAATTCATTGTCCCTGAG ATAAGCAACTATGCCAGCATTATTTTCATGGCTCTCTTCATATCCATAGCTGCAACTGGTATCCTTGAGATGCAATGGGGTGGCGTCGGGATTGATGACTGGTGGAGAAATGAGCAGTTCTGGGTAATTGGAGGCGCTTCGTCACATCTTTTTGCTCTGTTCCAGGGTCTACTCAAGGTTTTGGCTGGTGTTAACACAAGCTTCACAGTTACATCGAAGGCAGCAGATGATGGAGCATTTTCCGAACTTTACATCTTCAAGTGGACATCATTATTGATCCCTCCTACAACTTTATTAATAATAAACATAGTCGGGGTTGTCGTGGGCATTTCAGACGCCATCAATAACGGGTATGATTCATGGGGTCCGTTGTTTGGTCGGCTATTTTTTGCCTTCTGGGTCATTGTGCATCTCTACCCCTTCCTCAAGGGATTGCTGGGGAAACAAGATAGGATGCCCACCATCGTTGTGGTTTGGTCCATTCTACTGGCGTCAATATTAACTCTTATGTGGGTTCGAATCAATCCCTTTGTGTCAAAAGATGGCCCCGTATTGGAGGTTTGCGGGTTAAATTGCGATTAG
- the LOC126602413 gene encoding cellulose synthase A catalytic subunit 2 [UDP-forming]-like isoform X1 has translation MDTRGRLVAGSHNRNEFVLINADENSRIQPVQELSGQICQICGDEIELTVDGEPFVACNECAFPVCRPCYEYERREGNQACPHCKTRYKRIRGSPRVEGDEEEDDIDDLDNEFNCGNLDALGPHQVAESVLSARLNVGRGSNYNARIPAHSEHESSPLGFEIPLLTYGEEDTEISSNRHALIVPPYMDHGNRVHPMPFSDPLNVSVEPRPMVPKKDIAVYGYGSVAWKDRMEEWKKKQNEKHEVVKHGVSNGGNCGGNDELDDSDLPMMDEGRQPLSRKLPIPSSKINPYRMIIILRLVILGLFFHYRILHPVNNAYGLWLTSVICEIWFAISWILDQFPKWHPIKRETYLDRLSLRYEKEGKPSELASVDIFVSTVDPLKEPPLITANTVLSILAVDYPVEKVACYVSDDGAAMLTFEALSETSEFARKWVPFCKKFSIEPRAPEWYFCQKIDYLKNKVHPAFVRERRAMKREYEEFKVRINGLVALAQKVPEDGWTMQDGTPWPGNNVRDHPGMIQVFLGNNGVHDVEGYELPRLIYVSREKRPGFDHHKKAGAMNALIRVSAIISNAPYILNVDCDHYINNSKAIREAMCFMMDPTSGKKVCYVQFPQRFDGIDHHDRYSNRNVVFFDINMKGLDGIQGPIYVGTGCVFRRQALYGYDAPTKKKPPRKTCNCWPKWCCLCCGSRKNKNAKSKKEKKKKLKQREASKQIHALENIEEGIEELKANKTSTMSQLKLEKKFGQSPVFVASAVLENGGIPQDVSPASLLKEAIQVISCGYEDKTEWGKEVGWIYGSVTEDILTGFKMHCHGWRSVYCIPKRPAFKGSAPINLSDRLNQVLRWALGSVEIFLSRHCPIWYAYGSGLKWLERFSYINSVVYPWTSIPLIVYCSLPAICLLTGKFIVPEISNYASIIFMALFISIAATGILEMQWGGVGIDDWWRNEQFWVIGGASSHLFALFQGLLKVLAGVNTSFTVTSKAADDGAFSELYIFKWTSLLIPPTTLLIINIVGVVVGISDAINNGYDSWGPLFGRLFFAFWVIVHLYPFLKGLLGKQDRMPTIVVVWSILLASILTLMWVRINPFVSKDGPVLEVCGLNCD, from the exons ATGGACACAAGAGGAAGACTTGTTGCTGGTTCTCATAACAGGAACGAGTTTGTGCTCATCAATGCAGATGAAAATTCACGG ATACAGCCTGTGCAAGAATTAAGTGGGCaaatatgtcaaatttgtggaGATGAGATTGAACTTACAGTTGATGGAGAGCCCTTTGTTGCCTGCAACGAATGTGCTTTCCCTGTGTGCAGACCTTGTTATGAgtatgagagaagagaaggaaatCAGGCTTGTCCTCATTGTAAAACCAGATACAAACGCATCAGAG GTAGTCCTAGGGTTGAAGGtgacgaagaagaagatgacaTTGATGATTTGGACAATGAGTTCAATTGTGGGAATCTTGATGCCTTGGGCCCTCATCAAGTTGCTGAGTCTGTGCTGTCTGCACGCCTTAACGTTGGCCGTGGTTCCAACTACAATGCCAGAATTCCCGCACATTCAGAACATGAATCCTCTCCTTTGGGTTTTGAAATCCCACTCTTGACCTATGGTGAAGAG GACACTGAAATTTCTTCCAATCGACATGCTCTTATTGTACCTCCGTATATGGATCATGGAAACAGAGTCCATCCAATGCCTTTTTCTGATCC TTTGAATGTCTCAGTGGAACCTAGACCAATGGTCCCTAAGAAAGACATTGCAGTGTATGGGTATGGGAGTGTAGCGTGGAAAGACCGAATGGAGGAGTGGAAGAAAAAGCAGAATGAAAAACATGAGGTTGTAAAGCATGGAGTTAGCAATGGAGGAAACTGTGGTGGGAATGATGAACTGGATGATTCTGACCTACCCAT GATGGATGAAGGCAGGCAGCCACTTTCAAGAAAGTTGCCCATCCCGTCAAGCAAGATAAATCCATACAGAATGATAATAATACTCCGCCTTGTAATACTTGGCTTATTCTTTCATTATAGAATCCTCCATCCAGTTAATAATGCATATGGCTTGTGGTTGACATCAGTCATATGTGAAATATGGTTTGCTATATCATGGATTCTGGATCAATTCCCCAAATGGCATCCAATAAAGCGAGAAACATACCTAGATCGACTATCGCTTAG GTATGAAAAAGAAGGGAAGCCATCTGAATTAGCCAGTGTAGACATATTTGTTAGTACAGTTGACCCTCTGAAAGAACCTCCACTAATCACTGCAAACACGGTTCTGTCCATCCTTGCGGTTGACTATCCAGTTGAGAAAGTTGCGTGCTATGTCTCGGATGATGGTGCTGCCATGCTTACTTTTGAAGCTCTCTCTGAGACATCTGAGTTTGCCAGGAAATGGGTTCCTTTTTGTAAGAAGTTTAGTATTGAGCCCCGAGCCCCAGAATGGTATTTCTGTCAAAAGATTGACTATTTGAAAAACAAAGTTCATCCAGCATTTGTAAGGGAAAGACGTGCAATGAAG agagaatatgaagaatttaaAGTTAGGATCAATGGTTTGGTAGCCTTGGCACAAAAGGTTCCTGAGGATGGCTGGACAATGCAGGATGGGACTCCCTGGCCTGGGAATAATGTACGAGACCATCCTGGCATGATTCAG GTCTTTCTGGGTAACAATGGTGTTCATGATGTTGAAGGATATGAGTTACCTCGTCTAATTTATGTTTCTCGTGAAAAGAGACCAGGGTTTGATCACCATAAAAAGGCCGGTGCAATGAATGCTCTA ATTCGGGTCTCAGCAATTATCTCAAATGCTCCTTATATTCTTAATGTTGACTGTGATCACTACATCAACAATAGCAAGGCAATCAGAGAAGCTATGTGTTTCATGATGGACCCTACATCAGGGAAGAAAGTTTGCTACGTGCAGTTCCCTCAAAGATTTGATGGGATTGATCATCATGATAGATACTCAAATCGGAATGTTGTATTCTTTGAT ATCAACATGAAAGGGTTAGATGGTATACAAGGACCAATATATGTTGGAACTGGGTGTGTTTTCAGAAGGCAAGCGCTTTATGGATACGATGCTCCTACCAAAAAGAAACCCCCTAGAAAAACCTGCAATTGCTGGCCAAAATGGTGCTGCCTGTGTTGTGGATCTAGAAAGAACAAGAATGCAAAgtcaaagaaagagaaaaagaaaaaattgaaacagaGGGAAGCATCAAAGCAGATACATGCACTTGAAAATATTGAAGAGGGAATTGAAG AACTAAAAGCCAATAAAACATCCACCATGTCCCAACTGAAATTGGAGAAGAAATTTGGACAGTCTCCAGTTTTTGTAGCCTCTGCAGTTTTGGAAAATGGTGGAATACCTCAGGATGTCAGTCCTGCATCGCTCTTGAAAGAAGCCATCCAAGTGATAAGCTGTGGTTATGAAGATAAAACAGAATGGGGAAAGGAA GTTGGCTGGATATATGGTTCTGTTACTGAGGATATTCTAACAGGATTTAAGATGCACTGCCATGGATGGCGGTCTGTCTACTGCATACCCAAACGTCCAGCATTCAAAGGATCAGCTCCTATTAACCTTTCTGATCGTTTAAATCAAGTTCTTCGGTGGGCCCTTGGATCTGTTGAGATCTTCCTTAGTAGACATTGCCCAATCTGGTATGCATATGGGAGTGGATTGAAATGGTTGGAACGATTTTCGTATATAAACTCAGTTGTATATCCGTGGACCTCCATTCCCTTGATCGTTTATTGTAGTCTACCAGCCATCTGTCTTCTGACTGGGAAATTCATTGTCCCTGAG ATAAGCAACTATGCCAGCATTATTTTCATGGCTCTCTTCATATCCATAGCTGCAACTGGTATCCTTGAGATGCAATGGGGTGGCGTCGGGATTGATGACTGGTGGAGAAATGAGCAGTTCTGGGTAATTGGAGGCGCTTCGTCACATCTTTTTGCTCTGTTCCAGGGTCTACTCAAGGTTTTGGCTGGTGTTAACACAAGCTTCACAGTTACATCGAAGGCAGCAGATGATGGAGCATTTTCCGAACTTTACATCTTCAAGTGGACATCATTATTGATCCCTCCTACAACTTTATTAATAATAAACATAGTCGGGGTTGTCGTGGGCATTTCAGACGCCATCAATAACGGGTATGATTCATGGGGTCCGTTGTTTGGTCGGCTATTTTTTGCCTTCTGGGTCATTGTGCATCTCTACCCCTTCCTCAAGGGATTGCTGGGGAAACAAGATAGGATGCCCACCATCGTTGTGGTTTGGTCCATTCTACTGGCGTCAATATTAACTCTTATGTGGGTTCGAATCAATCCCTTTGTGTCAAAAGATGGCCCCGTATTGGAGGTTTGCGGGTTAAATTGCGATTAG